A region of the Massilia sp. erpn genome:
AGCAGGCCAGCATTAATTCGGCCATCGACACGCAATTAATGCATGGTAAAGCTGTACTGATGTCTGGAACTGTTCCTCAGTGGCTGGGTAGCTTGCCCTCAGTTTCCCTGAACGCCCAAGGCATCTTCCATGATAATAAAACCAGCCTGGGCAACCATGCATTCCTTATCGTAGGACGGGACGACGGTCTGAATGGCGGCTCGTATATCGTTGAGAATTCCTGGGGACCGAATTTCGGTGACCGCGGTTATTACGCGATGTCCTACAAATTCCTCAACGAAGGGTTCATTGTTCACGATGCCGCCGTGACGAACGGCTTCAAAGGTGTGGATACCGCCTGGACCAAGGAGCGTGGAGATATGTCCATGCTGTATGTCAATTTGCTGGGCCGCGCAGCCGACCATGGCGGCATGGAGTTCTGGGCCACGGCGGAGAAAAATGGCGTTACCGTCTCGCATATCGCCAATCAGATGGCCTCGTCCGCGGAGGGCACGCAGAAGTACGGCGGACTGTCCAATATCGATTACGTCAACAAGCTCTACATCAACATGACCGGCCATGGTCTGGACTCCGGCTCCCTGTCCGGATGGGCATCGATGCTCGACCAAGGCGCTCAGCGCGGCGATGTGGGTCTGAAGATCATGAACTCCATTCTCGCCTCCACCGGTGCAGATCACGACACTTTGCTCAATCGCACTACCGTCAGCGAAACCTATGCGGTCACTTATCAGCTGGATGGCCCGCTGAACGCAGCAGCTCAGGCGATCGCTTCGGTGAACGCCAATGCTGATTCGGTTCAAGTCGCCCTGACCGGCGTTCAGCATGACCTGGGCTGGATGGCAGGCAACGTCACCACCTACGGCTTCTACGCCTGATTCAAAGCAGACATCCGGCAACCCACGTTGCTGAATAAAACGGCTCAGCCTTGCTGAGCCGTTTTATCTTCCAAGCGGTATGAGCTTCATACGTGCGTACAACGCAATTCACGATTTCCCAATTATCAATTTTCGCAATTAATAGCCCTTCATATACTGTCCACGTGGTTTTTTAGTGGAGCTTTATATGCAATTCCTATTGTTTTCCTGCGCCAGGAGGCGGCCATGAGCGCCGCCTCGGTACCGGCCGCCGCCCTGCCCAAGCCGCCCGGGCCACCGACTTTCGGTCTGCGCATCGCCACCGGCCTGGCCGGCGTGCTGCTGGCCGTGCTGATGGCGGGCCTCAACGAGAACGTCACCAAGGTGGCGCTGGCCGATATCCGCGGCGCCATGGGCATCGGCGCCGATGAGGGCAGCTGGCTGCTGGCGGTGTATGCGGCGGCCTCGGTCTGCGCCATGGCGTTCGCGCCCTGGTGCTCGGCCACCTTCTCGCTGCGCCGCTTCACGCTGGCCATGCTGGCCGCCTTCATGCTGTTCGCCGCACTGTGTCCGCTGGCGCCCAATCTGTCCACGCTGATGCTGCTGCGCACCCTGCAAGGCCTGGCCGGCGGTGCCCTGCCGCCCATGCTGATGACGGTGGCGCTGCGCTTCCTGCCGCCGCAAATCAAGCTGTATGGCCTGGCCAGCTACGCGCTGACCGCCACTGTCGGCCCGACCCTGGGCACGCCGCTGGCCGCACTATGGACCGAGTACACGCCCTGGCAGTGGACCTTCTGGCAGATAATCCCGCCCTGCCTGCTCTCGATGGCGGCCGTGGCCTGGGGCCTGCCACAGGATCCGCTCAAGCTGGAACGCTTCCGCCAGTTCGACTGGCTCGGCCTTCTGCTTGGCCTGCCCGCCATCAGCATGATCGTGCTGGGCCTGTCGCTGGGCGAGCGCATGGACTGGCTGGAGTCCAGCCTGATCGCCTTCCTGCTGATCGGCGGCTGCCTGCTGCTGGCTGCCTTCCTGGTCAACGAGTGGTCGCATCCCCTGCCCTTCTTCAAGATCCAGCTGCTGGCCAACCGCAATCTGACGCATGCGCTGATCACCCTGGCCGGCGTGCTGTTCGTGCTGGTGGCGGCAACCCGCCTGCCCTCGTCCTTCCTGGCCCAGGTGCACGGCTACCGCCCGCTGCAAACGGCGCCGCTGATGCTGATGGTGGCCCTGCCGCAGTTGCTGGCTCTGGTGCTGGTAGCGGCCCTGTGCAATATCCGCCGCGTCGATTGCCGCTGGGTGCTGGCGGGCGGCCTCGCCCTGCTGGCCGCATCCAAGCTGCTGGGCGCCTCCGCCACGCCGGAATGGACGCGAGAGAATTTCTATCTGCTGCAATCGCTGCAGATCCTGGCCCAG
Encoded here:
- a CDS encoding DUF4214 domain-containing protein, yielding MSLVSSKIYLSAFSATPFNQLSYNSCVSNAVAQAIRLEARAYHKDPGELARNQIYYDYRVKYANPGIDNGAVLDKMLDVAMTDGVATQASAAPYEGSLYQAPTAAARASASSEKLTGYSDFAAWLQYRGGDRSQPIDYDTTNFRLNIDQQQASINSAIDTQLMHGKAVLMSGTVPQWLGSLPSVSLNAQGIFHDNKTSLGNHAFLIVGRDDGLNGGSYIVENSWGPNFGDRGYYAMSYKFLNEGFIVHDAAVTNGFKGVDTAWTKERGDMSMLYVNLLGRAADHGGMEFWATAEKNGVTVSHIANQMASSAEGTQKYGGLSNIDYVNKLYINMTGHGLDSGSLSGWASMLDQGAQRGDVGLKIMNSILASTGADHDTLLNRTTVSETYAVTYQLDGPLNAAAQAIASVNANADSVQVALTGVQHDLGWMAGNVTTYGFYA
- a CDS encoding MFS transporter, which translates into the protein MSAASVPAAALPKPPGPPTFGLRIATGLAGVLLAVLMAGLNENVTKVALADIRGAMGIGADEGSWLLAVYAAASVCAMAFAPWCSATFSLRRFTLAMLAAFMLFAALCPLAPNLSTLMLLRTLQGLAGGALPPMLMTVALRFLPPQIKLYGLASYALTATVGPTLGTPLAALWTEYTPWQWTFWQIIPPCLLSMAAVAWGLPQDPLKLERFRQFDWLGLLLGLPAISMIVLGLSLGERMDWLESSLIAFLLIGGCLLLAAFLVNEWSHPLPFFKIQLLANRNLTHALITLAGVLFVLVAATRLPSSFLAQVHGYRPLQTAPLMLMVALPQLLALVLVAALCNIRRVDCRWVLAGGLALLAASKLLGASATPEWTRENFYLLQSLQILAQPMAVIPLLMLATSGLAPQDGPFASAWFNTIKGFAAVLAGGVLDYLGGERSHFHAQALADHLGNAQLTMSGTLPALLARQFQQQVATLTTRDLYLAMAVMAAVMIVLIPLVAQRIYPPRAA